From a region of the Candidatus Zixiibacteriota bacterium genome:
- the rpoB gene encoding DNA-directed RNA polymerase subunit beta, which yields MEPEMPNLLAIQLESFEEFLQADLSSDKRKKIGLQRVFEEIFPVSDIRENYTVEFVKYSIGKPRYSIQECQDRNMTYAVPLKATLRLISYEQPEEEEGKETKKKETKKVKDVIENDVFLGEFPLITEQGTFIINGSERVIVSQLHRSPGVFFDDEIHPNGKRLFAARIIPYRGSWVEINLDVNDMMWVSSDGRKKQPITMFLRGLGHSTDEDILKLFYDTEAVAVSSRSVAKVIGKLSAQTVVDKESGEVLISAGEEITENLAEKAVEAGVKDIKVLKIDATKDARVIANTFKKDVTKSTEEALAKFHALQRPGEQFTPEVASNVMEKMFFDAKRCDLGEVGRYMLNQRLKLNTPMTHNALTPDDFIKIISYLLKLRNGEGSIDDIDHLGNRRTRTVGELLENLFSVGLSRVARTIRERLSLKDTEKVAPHELINARTVSSVVDTFFGSSQLSQFMDQTNPLAELTHKRRLSALGPGGLTRERAGFEVRDVHHTHYGRICPIETPEGPNIGLIASLATYARINHLGFLETPYRKVVNGKVTDQLVFLNADEEDDYHIAQAAEPISSHGKFQNDLITCRLRSDYPIVEPSKVDYVDVSPKQLVSVAASLIPFLEHDDANRALMGSNMQRQAVPLLVTDPPYIGTGMEGKAARDSGAVMLTKVAGVVTEADADHITIQPDSKVKGDELGFIEPITYSMIKFKRSNQDTCINYRPIVDVGERVSIGDPIADGPGVHGGELSLGYNALVAFMPWRGYNFEDAIIVSEALVQRDIFTSIHIEEYELQVRDTKRGAEEITREIPNVSEEELSHLDEHGIVKTGTEVEAGDVLVGKVTPKGETELSPEERLLRAIFGEKAADVRDASLKAPPGLKGIVIDTKIFSRKEKSEEAKKREKAESAAIRKKMGDKIKMIKSHLNERLETILEGATSKTLKHAEEGTVLLRAGQKFKEGTLAEVDVLASTWRDGVCSDARLDKKALSIVAEAEKLVGDCQERLDIELDKIARGSELPPGVKQLVKVKIAIRRKLSVGDKMAGRHGNKGVIAKIVPVEDMPYLTDGTPVEIILNPLGVPSRMNVGQLLETHLGWAAKALEMPIATPVFDGASIDEIKGELKKAGLPESGKTVLYDGKSGEPFDNEITVGVIYMMKLSHLVDDKIHARSIGPYSLVTQQPLGGKAQFGGQRFGEMEVWALEAYGAAYALQEMLTVKSDDVVGRSKIYEAIVKGENPPEPGVPESFNVLVKELRSLGLDVELIES from the coding sequence ATGGAACCGGAAATGCCCAACCTTCTGGCGATCCAGCTGGAATCGTTCGAGGAATTTCTGCAGGCCGACTTGTCTTCCGACAAACGCAAGAAAATCGGGTTGCAGCGCGTCTTCGAGGAGATCTTTCCGGTATCCGACATCCGCGAAAACTATACCGTCGAGTTCGTCAAGTACTCGATCGGTAAACCGCGGTACTCCATCCAGGAATGTCAGGACCGGAACATGACCTACGCCGTGCCGCTCAAAGCGACACTGCGATTGATCTCCTATGAACAGCCGGAAGAAGAAGAAGGGAAGGAGACCAAGAAGAAAGAGACCAAGAAGGTTAAGGACGTTATTGAAAACGACGTCTTCCTCGGCGAGTTTCCGCTCATCACCGAGCAGGGTACCTTCATCATCAACGGCTCCGAGCGCGTCATCGTCAGCCAGTTGCATCGCTCTCCCGGCGTCTTCTTCGACGACGAGATTCACCCCAACGGCAAACGCCTCTTCGCCGCGCGCATTATCCCGTACCGCGGGAGCTGGGTCGAAATCAACCTCGATGTCAACGACATGATGTGGGTTTCGTCCGACGGCCGTAAGAAGCAGCCGATCACGATGTTCCTCCGCGGACTTGGCCACTCGACCGACGAAGACATCCTCAAGCTGTTTTACGACACCGAAGCCGTCGCCGTCTCCAGCCGCTCCGTCGCCAAGGTCATCGGCAAGCTCTCCGCCCAGACCGTCGTCGACAAGGAGTCGGGCGAAGTCCTGATCTCCGCCGGCGAGGAAATCACCGAAAACCTTGCCGAGAAAGCGGTGGAGGCCGGCGTCAAGGACATCAAGGTGCTCAAGATCGACGCCACCAAGGACGCCCGCGTCATCGCCAATACCTTTAAGAAAGACGTTACCAAGTCCACCGAGGAAGCTTTGGCCAAGTTCCATGCGCTGCAGCGCCCCGGTGAGCAGTTCACTCCCGAGGTCGCCTCGAACGTCATGGAGAAAATGTTCTTCGACGCCAAACGCTGCGATCTCGGCGAAGTCGGCCGCTATATGCTGAATCAGCGCCTGAAACTGAACACCCCGATGACTCACAACGCGCTGACACCGGACGACTTCATCAAGATCATCTCGTACCTGCTCAAGCTGCGTAACGGTGAGGGCTCGATCGACGATATCGATCATCTCGGCAACCGCCGCACCCGCACGGTCGGCGAACTGCTCGAGAACCTCTTCTCGGTCGGTCTCTCGCGCGTCGCCCGCACCATTCGCGAGCGGCTCTCGCTCAAAGACACCGAGAAAGTCGCGCCGCATGAACTGATCAACGCCCGTACCGTTTCGTCGGTCGTGGACACCTTCTTCGGCTCGTCGCAGCTCTCACAGTTTATGGATCAGACCAATCCGCTGGCGGAACTGACGCACAAGCGCCGCCTGTCGGCCCTCGGCCCCGGCGGTTTGACCCGCGAGCGCGCCGGCTTCGAAGTCCGCGACGTGCACCATACCCACTACGGCCGTATCTGCCCGATCGAGACGCCGGAAGGACCGAACATCGGTCTGATCGCCTCGCTCGCGACCTATGCGCGCATTAACCACCTCGGCTTCCTGGAAACGCCGTACCGCAAGGTCGTCAACGGCAAGGTGACCGACCAACTGGTCTTCCTCAACGCTGACGAAGAAGACGATTATCATATCGCCCAGGCCGCCGAGCCGATCTCGTCGCATGGCAAGTTCCAGAACGACCTGATCACGTGCCGTCTCCGCTCCGACTATCCGATCGTCGAGCCCAGCAAGGTTGACTACGTCGACGTCAGTCCCAAGCAGCTCGTCTCGGTCGCCGCGTCCTTGATTCCGTTCCTGGAACATGACGACGCCAACCGCGCGCTGATGGGCTCCAACATGCAGCGCCAGGCCGTGCCGCTGCTCGTGACCGACCCGCCGTATATCGGCACCGGCATGGAAGGCAAGGCCGCCCGCGATTCCGGTGCGGTCATGCTGACCAAGGTTGCCGGCGTGGTCACCGAGGCCGATGCCGACCACATTACGATCCAGCCCGACTCCAAGGTCAAGGGCGACGAATTGGGCTTCATCGAGCCGATCACCTACAGCATGATCAAATTCAAACGCTCGAATCAAGACACCTGCATCAACTATCGTCCGATCGTCGATGTCGGCGAGCGCGTCAGTATCGGCGACCCGATCGCCGACGGCCCCGGCGTCCATGGCGGCGAGTTGTCGCTCGGCTATAACGCCCTCGTGGCCTTCATGCCGTGGCGCGGTTACAACTTCGAGGACGCCATCATCGTCAGCGAAGCGCTGGTACAACGCGACATCTTTACCTCGATTCACATTGAAGAGTATGAGCTTCAGGTCCGCGACACCAAGCGCGGCGCCGAAGAAATCACCCGTGAAATCCCCAACGTCTCCGAAGAGGAGCTCTCGCACCTCGATGAACACGGTATCGTCAAGACCGGCACCGAGGTCGAAGCCGGCGACGTGCTGGTCGGTAAGGTGACGCCGAAAGGCGAGACCGAACTCTCGCCGGAGGAACGCCTCCTGCGCGCCATCTTCGGGGAGAAGGCCGCCGACGTCCGCGACGCCTCCTTGAAAGCGCCGCCGGGGCTTAAGGGCATCGTGATCGATACCAAGATTTTCTCGCGTAAGGAAAAGAGCGAAGAAGCCAAGAAGCGCGAGAAAGCGGAATCAGCCGCGATTCGTAAGAAAATGGGCGACAAGATCAAGATGATCAAGTCGCACCTCAACGAGCGGCTTGAAACGATTCTTGAGGGCGCCACCTCCAAGACACTCAAGCACGCCGAAGAGGGCACTGTCCTCCTGCGCGCCGGCCAGAAGTTTAAGGAAGGCACCTTGGCCGAGGTCGATGTGCTTGCCTCCACCTGGCGCGACGGCGTCTGTTCCGATGCGCGTCTCGACAAGAAGGCCCTGAGCATCGTCGCGGAAGCCGAGAAGCTTGTTGGCGATTGTCAGGAACGTCTCGACATCGAACTCGACAAGATCGCCCGCGGCAGCGAACTGCCGCCCGGCGTCAAGCAGCTCGTCAAGGTCAAGATCGCCATTCGCCGCAAACTTTCGGTGGGCGACAAGATGGCCGGCCGTCACGGCAACAAAGGCGTTATCGCCAAGATCGTGCCGGTCGAGGACATGCCGTACCTCACCGACGGCACCCCGGTGGAGATCATCCTCAATCCACTCGGCGTTCCCTCCCGTATGAACGTCGGCCAGTTGCTCGAAACGCATCTCGGCTGGGCGGCCAAGGCTCTCGAAATGCCGATTGCCACCCCGGTCTTTGACGGCGCTTCGATCGACGAAATCAAGGGCGAACTGAAGAAGGCGGGACTCCCCGAATCGGGTAAAACCGTCCTCTACGACGGCAAGTCCGGCGAGCCCTTTGATAATGAAATCACCGTCGGTGTGATCTATATGATGAAACTGTCGCATTTGGTCGACGATAAGATTCACGCGCGTTCGATTGGACCGTATTCGTTGGTCACGCAGCAGCCCCTTGGGGGCAAGGCGCAGTTCGGCGGCCAGCGTTTCGGCGAAATGGAGGTCTGGGCATTGGAGGCCTACGGCGCGGCCTACGCGTTGCAGGAAATGCTCACCGTCAAATCGGACGACGTCGTCGGACGTTCCAAGATCTACGAGGCCATCGTTAAAGGCGAAAATCCGCCCGAACCCGGCGTGCCGGAGTCGTTTAACGTCCTCGTCAAGGAATTGCGCAGTCTCGGCCTCGATGTCGAATTGATCGAGAGCTAA